In Nilaparvata lugens isolate BPH chromosome 13, ASM1435652v1, whole genome shotgun sequence, the sequence ATGGATAAAGAAATTGAAGACTAAAATACTGTTGTATTCTTAATTTTTAGGAAGAGGAAGCTAAAATAGCATCAACCTATGCACTGCATCTAAATCAGCTGCCTATTCATTGTAGACCTCATGATATGACCTGGCTGGATAGGATTTGGTATTATTGTaagttcattaatttatttattaacaaataaatacaaaaacaaataaacaatttccctttttgtgtagttgagaagttgatgttgtggtaattattcatattgaatgaaaaagactaagaaattagaACAGGTTTATTGAGTGTTCATTCTCATATAGAATAATCATTTAtcttttattaagcaataaattatattttcaataatttcacagtgaattttcataactaagatgtaatgttttgttaattaattaatttattctacattgttcaaagacgatctggcaacagagcaaagcgagagagagatatcgctatccgctttgttgaatgatagacaaggatagcaataccattgccaatcaaacactgccattataacgtggacctcactatagaattataattgaatgcATAAATAGATTTCAGGGAGGGCTACAGAAGTTGCATGTAGCAGATGAGGAGACAATAATCTGGCTCAAAAACTTACAAATACATGATTGGAAattgtttattgaatgaaaaagactaagaaattgtcaaaaaccacagatttattgatacttagaaatgtTCTAAGTAtaaattgtaaattaattattaattctactttgttaaaagacgatctggcaacaaagcaaagagagaaagagatagcgttatccgctttgttaaatgatagacaaggatagcaataccattgctaatcaaacatcgccattataacgaggacctcactatagaataactATAATTGAATACTTAAATAGATTTTCTAAGATTAGAaattttctaagtatcaataaatctgtggtttttgacaatttcttagtctttttcattcaataaacaatTTCCAATCATGTATTTGTAAGTTTTTGAGCCAGATTATTGTCTCCTCATCTGCTACATGCAACTTCTGTAGCCCTCCCTGAAATCTATTTATGTATTCtattataattctatagtgaggtcttcgttataatggcagtgtttgattggcaatggtattgctatctttgtccataattcaacaaagcggatagcgccatctctttctcgctttgctctgttgccagatcgtctttgaacaatgtagaattaataattaattaacaaaacattACATCTTACTTATGAAAATTCactgtgaaattattgaaaatataatttattgcttaataaatttattgataaatgattattttagatgagaaTGAACacttaatattacatgaataaacctgtatcagctaccgtctatagaaggcattgacaagacagaggcaacggtaacgttgttctcctatctttctccactgccattataacgtggacctcactataatgccCATGCCTTGACAAGCAAATTATGGCCAAGACTGATGGTCCAATTTTTTGTTtcgctgagggtgatgcccacatgagctctaggcttgtgcgtggctAATGATGagggatgataatgagagatgaatggacctacagctttaggtgggttctgAACCACctagcgattttacaactcttgaatcatattcagaggatttggctcaagcggtcacccttccaactgAAGTACCAGGTTCATGATTCTTGACTTATCTAAGCGATAGCTTATAAGGGTGACCACTGAGTCAAATCGCTCCCTGGGCCTAATAGCACAGAGAAAAGAGAGCATAAGTAGaaatctcatggtataggtagtttatgttccaaatttcaagccaatttttGTTGACTCAGGCAGATtaatgtctattattactgtgttgttgggagtgtaagagtgtaggaagggcacagtatgagagactaccagcgtcacatagcttcaccaaaaacaactactaggactatcggctttagttaacactcacattcgcaatatagacaccctatacactgtctattattagtgtgttgttgggagtgtaagagtgtaagaacggcacagtatgagagactaccagcgtcacatagcttcaccaaaaacaactactaggactatcggcttcagttaacactcacatttgcaacatagacaccctatacactgtctattattagtgtgttgttgtgagtgtaagagtgtaagaacggcacagtatgagagactaccagcgtcacatagcttcaccaaaaacaactactaggactatcggcttcagttaacactcacatttgcaacatagacaccctatacactgtctattattggtgtgttgttgggagtgtaagagtgtaggaagggcacagtatgagagactaccagcgtcacatagcttcaccaaaaacaactactaggactatcggcttcagttaacactcacatttgcaacatagacaccctatacactgtctattattggtgtgttgttgggagtgtaagagtgtaggaagggcacagtatgagagactaccagcgtcacatagcttcaccaaaaacaactactaggactatcggcttcagttaacactcacatttgcaacatagacaccctatacactgtctattattagtgtgttgttgggagtgtaagagtgtaagaagggcacagtatgagagactaccagcgtcacatagcttcaccaaaaacaactactagcaCTATCGGCTCGAGTTAACAgcgaaatttgcaacataaacgccatggaatatcttttctctatactaATAATATTCTTCACTATTTTGggagaattaaaataaaatattctgataaTTTATAGCTTACAAGAAAGACTATGAAAGGGTTTGTATGATAcctattgattattttaatgtattcattcaatattagaTTGAATGTGGTCAATCCCATGTTTATTACTATCTcatcttttggtagagagttagtggggaggatatttttaatattctttccgaagaatggacattgatatgtccaaagctccgccaatttatgtagatgcataacaatataattatctatggttattatattacaaattgctttttcatatcatatacagttcaataattattttcttagactatattatgtaaattcatctataattttgctgtattgtaagctattgtatataagtgtataagccagtatatattgtaatctacataaataaagtactcaatcaatctataatataataaaggaaagaactggcttatactcgtacgggataggaaattcacgaatgacgcatcatcacgtctcaactactcagctgattaacttgaaatcttgcatatagtttcttaatttaccgaggatggttataggcctgttttaaactcttcaagattttttaggtcaagttttttattagacCCTTGGTGAGCACAGGTTACCTTCTAGTCCATAATgaacactagaatattgtttaaaaatatcacaaatgtattgaaatagttatttgtgcaactagtgcgcaaagtgacagtttgctgcaccgaaagaaacgtttacgcccgagccgtaggcgagggcggaatggtttcttgagtgcagcagaagaactttgcgcacgtatttcacattaagtttttcctacagttaccattgaatatgaaaagtgggtaattatgggtaaaattgcctgaaatgcatcaaatgtttttctgtgtaattttattattgataaaaaccttaatttattgtcaaattgaaaaaaatgttgtccttggttataatatataatgaataataatttgcgcgttgtgcttggttgcacctctgctcactatagcagccacagcagtcactgttaccaacttcattttgattttgctgcactgttgctccatataacctactaagtattttgtgttgccatgttgcaaatctggagtgcagaaaaatttttcccgcactagagcggaaaagtgattctttgcgttctgtaatcagtgcagcaatggccacttttcaacgtaactgtaggaaaagattattttaaattcttcaagatttcaagtaggtcaagttctcagtttgtcaagttttcaataagaACATTGGGGAGCACGGGTTAGCTGCTAGTCAATTCAAACTATTTTAAAAGAGTTGAAcataatttgtttgtttttttttcagccTACGAGAAAGACTGTGAGAAATACTTCAAGGAGATCTCAATCGACCCCGTTGTGAGGATATCTCCGACTCTGGTTCTCTCCGAAACGATAACCATGATGTTCCTACATCCTTTTGGCAAGATTGGCACAGCTTTTGGAGAATTTCTAGCTGCTCTGATAGGTAAGAATtgagaatttatcaatatttacaCATGTTTATTTCTATTGGAAGCTTGGAAGTTCAAGAttacaaatatttaaaatagttttctctaatattttcaGTAGAATCGTATTTTCACcactttaagggccggtttccgagctcgggatttagctaagtcctagactttaaacaggtggagtcagaaaattggctttccaaaacggagcgtagtcgcagcttttataacagtagtcgacTAGTACTGGCCGTTCACAGTGGCACAAACTCTCTGTGAACGGCCAGTACTACAGAcaggtgctccgtcgactaaccgcccgggttcatcgaCTCCATCCGGAGATTGCCGATTCGTtgatcctccatcacgacaatgctccgtcgcacacctgcctgctcgtcaccgagcagttggccaaacagtcgagggtaacgttgccacatcctccttacagcccggatatggcaccaccggacttctttttgttccccaagattaagagacaacttaagggttaaggggacgcggttcgggactctggaaaacgttcaacgtgctacgacgagggctctagacagcatagaggttgccgacttccagggagctttcagggatttgaaaatccggtattagcgtgttatcgactccaatagggactCCTTTGAAGATATccaatgaaaaattgtaaatattttacCCGTAAAAAATTTCCCGAGGTCaatccggttacttattatacagactatGTATGTTTTCTTTACGAATAAAATACAGAGAGATCGAAAAGCCTCACACAGCAACAAGCACATCATAAGGTCCTGTGTGATAcgtttgccgattctctgccttgccactgctttcaatagataccggtatatctgatgtaatatcaactgttcattcttgtttgaagtgatcaatgatattttatttgtcaagaagatatatttttctcaatgatCAGATAGTAAATTTGTATAATCAAGATTGactattttgttgaataattgtaTTTCTGCatcgttaaaagacgatctggcaactagCAGAGCTAAAAAAAGATAGCGCAACCTGCTTTGtggaaagatagacaaggatagcaacaacgaAATGgtgtttaaaaaaaatgtcaAGGGTGCAGAGTTAagtaccgtctatagaaggcattgaaaagacTAAGGCTGGCAACgttttctttctccactgccattataacgtggacctcactatagtaacttaggctcaactcacactttcGGGACTCaggtcaccatttggaaacacatgctctccactagagtcgagtctctactctagtggagagcatgtgtttcctaatggtgacactcagaccagtcgactctagtctccgtgactgtcaccatttggaaacacatgctctccactagagtcgagtctctactctagtggagagcatgtgtttcctaatggtgacactcagaccagtcgactctagtctccgtgactgtcaccatttggaaacacatgctctccactagagtccagtctcttctccacctgagtcgcctaagtgtgagttgagcctaaatgtCCCACTTTGATATCTGtctatatgaaataataattataaataatttgtggtttgttttgtttttcagatcCAATTCCGTTCGCCCACAAATGGTACCTGGTTCCCCTGGTGTTAGTTCTAATTTTTGTGACATTTTTCCTCTCGTATTTGGTGCTGATTGGCGGAGTTATTTCGTTCAAATCGTTGCTGGGAAGTGTTGAGATTGGACGCAGGGAGTCAAGAAATGCGGGAGGTCTTCCCAGGTTGGATAGTTTCAGACCTGCTAGGCAGATGATCGAGAATGTGCCGAGAGaagaagtgggaggaggaggattgaGGAGGATAGAGGGTGAGAGAGTAAGGGAGGAGGAGGGCgttgaaagaggaagaggagataGTGGAGGtagaggaagaggtggagaaagagaggagaattggagaggtggtggaggagaaggaggaagaggaggaggaggaggaggtggagaaagaAGATTGAGGCTAGAGgaaggaaaagaaagagagtggaatgaaggaggaggaggaggaggaggaggaagaggaagagaaagagaggagaattgtgtaggaggaggtgaagaaagAAGATTGAAAGTACAGGAAGGAAGTGAAAGAGACGAGAataggagaggaagaggaggagaaggaagattgAGAAGGATAGATGGTGAAAGAGAAATGGAGGAGGATAATGGAGGAAGAAGATTTGGACTACAGGAagtaagagaaagagaggggAATGAAGGAGGAGGTGATAACCCTAGAGAAAGAGGCAAAACTGAGGAGAATGTCGGAGAAAAGAGAGATGAAGGATGGTTGAGTGAAATAAGGAGAAGGATAGGATGGGGAGGAAGAAGTGGGGAGAATGAAGGAGAGGAAAGGAGAAGGATAGAGAGAGGCGGAAGTGATTGGAATGAGAGAGAAGGTGGAAGAAAGGTTGAAACACAGGAGAGAGAAGTGGAAAGtagaggagaggagaggagatGGATAGAGAGAGGCGGAAGTGAGTGGAATGAGAGAGAAGGTGGAAGAAAGGTTGAAACACAGGAGAGAGAAGTGGAAAGtagtggaggaagaagaagacgaatagaggaagagaaggatggAGGAAGGAGggtggaaagagagagagtaggGGGAAGAGTCCTTGATGAAGGGGGAAGTGGAGATTCGCCCAaagggagagaaagagtggGAGATAgatggagaggaggaggagaaggatggaaTGAAGAAGAGAATAGACAGGGAGATGGAGGAACGTGTGATAAATGTGGAGGGGAAGGGAGAATTAtgagaagggaagaagaagagggagaaactGTGAAGAATGTTGGAGAGAAAGTAGGAAGAGGAGAGtgtgtagaagaagaaggaggtcaAAAGGGAGGAGGTAAGAATTGTGAAGTTGAAAGAAGActtgaagaaagaggagaagattTAGGTGAAGTGAGATGTGTTGAAAATCAAGCTGAAAATAGTAAAAGTGTGGAAAAGATACGTGATAAAGTAGGTGGAAACTTGAAAAAGCCGATGAAAGGAGAAAATGAGGAGTCTGGAAGTAGCGCAAAGAAGAATGTGGGAGAAGGAGAgcgagaaatagaagaagaagaggaagagttcAACATGCACTTTTCGCCAAAAGCTTACAAAGAGTTGAAAACCATCTATAAACGGTTCAAAACCATTGTGACCAGCAATGatcaagatgatgatgatgatgatgatgatagcgAAAATGATGCTCCAGATATTTCtggttttgaaaaattgaaaaaaagaacGAAAAGTTGATTTAGAAGTGTTTGAAGAGACTAGAAATGGCGGTACGATTCAGTgagtgaaaaaaatgaagatgatAACTGAGGAcgaagaagatagaaaaaagaaaaggtgatgaagaagcagaagaagtagtagtagtagaagaagaagaagaagaagaagaagaagaagaagaagaagatggtaggagaaatagaagaagaagaagatgaagaagaagaagaagaagaagaagaagatgatgatgatgaagaagaagaagagaagaagaagaagaagaagaagaagaagaagaagaagaagaaggtaggagaaatagaagaagaagaagaagaagaagaagaagaagaagaagaagaaggtaggagaaatagaagaagaagaagaagaagaagaaggaggaggaggaggaggaggaggaggaggaggaggagaataagaagaagaagaacaagaagaagaagaagaagaacaagaacaagaagaagaacaagaacaaggagaagaagaagaagaagaagaaacaaagagAAGTATGATTGATGGTTTTTGTTGCAGCATATTTTATTCTTAGTGAACAATCAgcttaaaaatatatatattttatcgtGTCCTAAGACTCAGGTATTATTTCAAGAATCTCAACTAAAGTATAATTTTCAAGACAATATCATATTAGTTAttagttttatattattcattaaaatgaattcatatattattcttaAGCCTATGGTTTTGGTCTTCAAGTTTTTACTCTCCAATGTTATAAACAGGTTACACTAGTAAAATATCTCAAAAGTTTATTCGATGTGAGTCTTCAGGAATTGGTTATTGTTAGTTTCAAATGAATGTATACAGTTTTTGAGGAAAATTCAACTATGTTCAGtgtcaaaaacattgaacaaacAGGTTTTCTACTATATTTTCTTCAAGAAATTCGTAAATTAAGTCATATTCAGtgtcaaaaacattgaacaaacAGGTTTTCTACTATATTTTCCTcaagaaattcataaattaagTTATATTCAGTGtcaaaaacattgaattttcaactatATTTACCTCAAG encodes:
- the LOC111057220 gene encoding ABC transporter F family member 4: MVCIACFVSMVFIVTVRHMRRYTLFYSIVLMLFIIFCAGFGWNWLRMIKEEEAKIASTYALHLNQLPIHCRPHDMTWLDRIWYYSYEKDCEKYFKEISIDPVVRISPTLVLSETITMMFLHPFGKIGTAFGEFLAALIDPIPFAHKWYLVPLVLVLIFVTFFLSYLVLIGGVISFKSLLGSVEIGRRESRNAGGLPRLDSFRPARQMIENVPREEVGGGGLRRIEGERVREEEGVERGRGDSGGRGRGGEREENWRGGGGEGGRGGGGGGGERRLRLEEGKEREWNEGGGGGGGGRGREREENCVGGGEERRLKVQEGSERDENRRGRGGEGRLRRIDGEREMEEDNGGRRFGLQEVREREGNEGGGDNPRERGKTEENVGEKRDEGWLSEIRRRIGWGGRSGENEGEERRRIERGGSDWNEREGGRKVETQEREVESRGEERRWIERGGSEWNEREGGRKVETQEREVESSGGRRRRIEEEKDGGRRVERERVGGRVLDEGGSGDSPKGRERVGDRWRGGGEGWNEEENRQGDGGTCDKCGGEGRIMRREEEEGETVKNVGEKVGRGECVEEEGGQKGGGKNCEVERRLEERGEDLGEVRCVENQAENSKSVEKIRDKVGGNLKKPMKGENEESGSSAKKNVGEGEREIEEEEEEFNMHFSPKAYKELKTIYKRFKTIVTSNDQDDDDDDDDSENDAPDISGFEKLKKRTKS